One Oncorhynchus gorbuscha isolate QuinsamMale2020 ecotype Even-year unplaced genomic scaffold, OgorEven_v1.0 Un_scaffold_16054, whole genome shotgun sequence DNA segment encodes these proteins:
- the LOC124017128 gene encoding ATP-binding cassette sub-family D member 3-like produces MMTYLLVSGLFLTRLRRPIGKMTVTEQRYEGEYRYVNSRLITNSEEIAFYNGNMREKQTIHSTFKKLVDHLHKFIFFRFSMGFVDSLIAKCKT; encoded by the exons ATGATGACCTACCTGCTGGTCTCAGGCCTGTTCCTGACCAGACTACGACGGCCCATCGGTAAGATGACGGTGACAGAGCAGCGCTACGAGGGAGAGTACCGATATGTCAACTCGCGACTCATCACCAACAG TGAGGAGATTGCCTTCTACAACGGgaacatgagagagaaacagacgattCACTCGACATTTAAGAAACTG GTCGACCATTTGCACAAGTTTATCTTCTTCCGTTTCTCAATGGGCTTCGTGGACAGCCTGATCGCAAAGTGTAAGACCTGA